A portion of the Vulpes vulpes isolate BD-2025 chromosome 5, VulVul3, whole genome shotgun sequence genome contains these proteins:
- the LOC112912042 gene encoding olfactory receptor 10AG1-like, translating to MRAEDNGSTITQFVLLGFSDLPNLQGFLFGVFSIVYVIILIGNSLIIIITNLDAALQKPMYFFLANFSSLEICYVSVTLPRILVNLWTQDRSISWLGCATQMCFFLMLGATECFLLAVMAYDRYVAICNPLHYPLIMNHKMCVQLAVGAWLSGIPVQIGQTCQVFSLPFCGSNQINHFFCDIPPLINLACGDTSLNEMCVFVVAILFAMIPFLFILGSYVKIISAILKLSSARGRSKAFSTCSSHIIVVLLFFGSATITYLRPKSIHSAGTDKMLSLLYTIVTPMFNPMIYSLRNKDVIAALRRLLLKKIV from the coding sequence ATGAGAGCAGAAGACAATGGTTCCACAATAACACAATTTGTACTCTTGGGATTTTCTGACCTTCCAAACCTCCAAGGGTTTCTATTTGGGGTGTTCTCCATCGTTTATGTTATTATCTTAATTGGAAATAGcctcataataataataaccaatcTTGATGCTGCACTCCAGAAACCCATGTATTTTTTCCTGGCAAATTTTTCCTCCTTGGAAATCTGTTATGTGTCTGTCACCCTCCCCAGGATTCTGGTGAACCTTTGGACTCAGGACAGAAGCATTTCTTGGTTGGGCTGTGCCACTCAAATGTGCTTCTTCCTCATGCTGGGAGCCACTGAATGTTTCCTCTTGGcagtgatggcctatgaccgctacgtGGCCATTTGTAACCCTCTGCACTACCCTCTCATCATGAACCACAAGATGTGCGTCCAACTGGCTGTTGGTGCCTGGCTTAGTGGAATTCCAGTCCAGATAGGACAAACATGTCAGGTGTTCTCGCTGCCTTTCTGTGGTTCTAATCAAATTaaccacttcttctgtgacaTCCCCCCATTGATCAACCTGGCTTGTGGGGACACTTCACTTAATGAGATGTGTGTCTTTGTAGTTGCTATATTATTTGCAATGATTCCCTTTCTATTTATACTTGGCTCTTATGTGAAAATCATTTCCGCCATCCTAAAGTTGTCCTCAGCCAGGGGCCGGTCTAAAGCTTTCTCCACCTGTTCTTCCCATATCATTGTTGTGCTTTTATTCTTTGGATCAGCTACCATCACCTACTTAAGGCCCAAATCCATTCATTCAGCTGGAACTGACAAAATGTTGTCTCTTCTCTATACCATTGTGACTCCGATGTTCAATCCTATGATATACAGCCTTAGGAACAAGGATGTGATTGCAGCACTCAGAAgactgttacttaaaaaaattgtgtga
- the LOC112912033 gene encoding olfactory receptor 10AG1-like: MLNSLFSQMLPRDQTIEGNLSSVVAFVLLGFSDLPNIQGFLFGIFFLIYMSILIGNGLIIIITRVDSVLQTPMYFFIANFSFLEICYVSVTLPRILVNLWIQDRSISWLGCATQMCFFLMLGATECFLLAVMAYDRYVAICNPLHYPLIMNHKMCVQLAVGAWLSGIPVQIGQTCQVFSLPFCGSNQINHFFCDIPPLIKLACGDTSLNEMCVFVVAILFVMIPFLFIIGSYVKIISTILKLSSARGRSKAFSTCSSHIIVVLLFFGSATITYLRPKSNHSARTDKMLSLFYTIVTPMFNPLIYSLRNKDVITALKKLLIKKTV; the protein is encoded by the coding sequence ATgttgaattctttattttcacaGATGTTACCCAGAGACCAAACTATAGAAGGCAATTTGTCTTCAGTTGTGGCATTTGTTCTCCTGGGATTTTCTGACCTTCCTAACATCCAGGGATTTCtatttggaattttctttctcatctacATGTCCATCTTAATAGGAAATGGTCTTATCATAATAATTACAAGGGTAGACTCTGTTCTCCAGAcacccatgtatttttttattgcaaatttttcctttttggaaatcTGTTATGTGTCTGTAACCCTCCCCAGGATTCTGGTGAACCTTTGGATTCAGGACAGAAGCATTTCTTGGTTGGGCTGTGCCACTCAAATGTGCTTTTTCCTCATGCTGGGAGCCACTGAATGTTTCCTCTTGGcagtgatggcctatgaccgctacgtGGCCATTTGTAACCCTCTGCACTACCCTCTCATCATGAACCACAAGATGTGCGTCCAACTGGCTGTTGGTGCCTGGCTTAGTGGAATTCCAGTCCAGATAGGACAAACATGTCAGGTGTTCTCGTTGCCTTTCTGTGGTTCTAATCAAATTaaccacttcttctgtgacaTCCCCCCATTGATCAAGCTGGCTTGTGGGGACACTTCACTTAATGAGATGTGTGTCTTTGTAGTTGCTATATTATTTGTCAtgattccttttctatttataattggCTCTTATGTGAAAATCATTTCCACCATCCTAAAGTTGTCCTCAGCCAGGGGCCGGTCTAAAGCCTTCTCCACCTGTTCTTCCCATATCATTGTTGTGCTTTTATTCTTTGGATCGGCTACCATCACCTACTTAAGGCCCAAATCCAATCATTCTGCAAGAACTGACAAGATGCTCTCTCTTTTCTACACCATTGTGACTCCTATGTTTAACCCTCTGATATACAGCCTTAGGAACAAGGATGTGATCACAGCACTGAAAAAATTATTAATCAAGAAAACAGTGTGA